One stretch of Dokdonia sp. Hel_I_53 DNA includes these proteins:
- a CDS encoding ligase-associated DNA damage response exonuclease, whose product MKKPLLEFTDKGIYCPPAKVYLDPWKPVDKALITHGHADHSRWGHKKYITHESNVPIIFHRLGDINVSGVRFRESVNINNVKFTFHPAGHIPGSSQIRVEHKGEVWVFTGDYKTENDGISQPYEPVKCDTFITECTFGLPAFKWTPQDEVMRDINEWWAQNKADGKCSVLFAYSLGKAQRLLKHLDPNIGKILTHGAVEKMTAVLRPMIDMPATELITRDTPKADFKGSLVIAPPATHGSTWIRKMVPYVTASASGWMAFRGARRRRAIDKGFVMSDHCDWPSLLESIKETGAEKIICTHGYTDIFSKYLRSIGYDARTEETQYEGESIDDKSKEDELKSETLETST is encoded by the coding sequence TTGAAAAAACCACTCCTAGAATTTACAGATAAAGGCATCTATTGCCCTCCAGCAAAAGTCTATCTCGATCCTTGGAAACCGGTTGACAAGGCACTTATAACCCACGGCCACGCAGATCACAGCCGTTGGGGTCACAAAAAATACATTACGCACGAGAGCAACGTCCCTATAATTTTTCATCGTTTAGGAGATATAAATGTTTCTGGAGTACGCTTTCGCGAAAGCGTAAACATCAACAACGTAAAATTCACCTTTCATCCTGCTGGGCACATTCCTGGTTCTAGTCAAATTCGGGTAGAACACAAAGGGGAAGTTTGGGTATTCACGGGTGATTACAAAACAGAAAACGACGGAATATCACAACCCTACGAACCCGTAAAATGTGACACGTTTATTACGGAATGTACCTTTGGCTTACCCGCTTTTAAATGGACTCCGCAGGATGAAGTCATGCGGGATATCAATGAATGGTGGGCACAAAATAAAGCAGATGGTAAGTGCTCTGTGTTATTTGCCTACAGCTTAGGTAAAGCTCAACGATTACTGAAACACTTGGACCCAAACATCGGAAAAATACTTACACATGGCGCGGTAGAAAAAATGACTGCCGTATTGCGTCCCATGATTGACATGCCTGCGACAGAATTGATTACAAGAGACACGCCAAAGGCAGATTTTAAAGGTAGCCTTGTTATTGCTCCACCGGCAACACACGGCAGTACATGGATACGTAAAATGGTTCCTTACGTTACTGCAAGCGCAAGTGGATGGATGGCATTTCGAGGTGCACGTAGACGTAGAGCAATAGACAAAGGGTTTGTAATGAGTGATCACTGTGACTGGCCATCACTATTAGAGAGTATAAAAGAAACGGGCGCAGAAAAAATCATTTGTACACACGGTTACACAGATATCTTTTCAAAATATTTACGCAGTATAGGATACGATGCGCGCACAGAAGAAACCCAATATGAGGGAGAAAGTATAGATGACAAGAGTAAAGAAGATGAACTTAAAAGCGAGACACTTGAAACCTCAACTTAA
- a CDS encoding ATP-dependent DNA ligase: MQLFASLIKMLDSTNKTNEKVKALAHYFIEAPDTDKVWTIAILSHRRPPRPVNTTLLREWASELANIPLWLFEESYHIVGDLAETIALVVPAATDSSEKSLTQFLEEMIALKKKSDKEKKEYLFENWANLNYYERFVFTKLITGGFRIGVSQKLMTRALSQATAIDEDELAYKLMGDWKPQTVTFHDLVIEEDASQQYSRPYPFYLAYAIEEDPADLGDVTDFLAEHKWDGIRSQTIFRNGEMYIWSRGEELVTDKYPELQALLEIIPDGTVIDGELLPFYDGQIGTFNDLQQRIGRKTVSKKMLKDVPVIIKAYDILEWEGKDIRETAFAKRREILEKLYQDVAAEALPLRLSETLEFDSWETMAIERSKSREMRSEGLMIKRKDSPYRVGRKKGDWWKWKVDPLTIDAVLTYAMRGHGRRSNLFTDYTFGLWNEDKSELVTFAKAYSGLTDAEFRKVDAWIKRNTLERFGPVRSVTPHHVFEIAFEGIALSKRHKSGIATRFPRILRWRQDKKIDEANSLEDLKSMIPK; encoded by the coding sequence ATGCAACTCTTTGCGTCGCTCATTAAGATGCTAGACTCTACCAATAAAACAAACGAGAAAGTAAAAGCTCTAGCCCATTACTTTATAGAAGCACCAGACACAGACAAAGTCTGGACAATTGCCATACTCTCTCACAGAAGACCCCCTCGCCCAGTAAACACTACCCTGCTTAGAGAATGGGCTAGTGAGCTTGCAAACATACCGCTGTGGCTCTTTGAGGAGAGCTATCATATTGTAGGCGATCTAGCAGAAACCATTGCGCTTGTGGTTCCCGCGGCTACAGACTCATCAGAAAAGTCGCTTACGCAGTTTTTAGAAGAAATGATTGCGCTCAAGAAAAAGAGCGATAAGGAAAAGAAGGAGTACCTCTTTGAAAACTGGGCAAATTTAAATTACTACGAGCGTTTTGTATTTACTAAATTAATTACAGGTGGTTTTCGTATAGGAGTGAGTCAAAAGCTTATGACAAGAGCGTTGTCTCAAGCAACTGCTATAGATGAAGATGAGCTTGCTTATAAATTAATGGGAGATTGGAAACCACAAACCGTCACCTTTCATGATCTTGTGATAGAAGAAGACGCTAGCCAGCAATACTCAAGACCCTATCCATTTTACCTTGCCTATGCCATTGAAGAAGATCCGGCAGATCTAGGTGATGTAACAGATTTTCTTGCAGAACACAAATGGGATGGTATACGCTCACAAACCATTTTTAGAAATGGAGAGATGTATATCTGGTCACGAGGAGAGGAGTTGGTAACAGACAAGTATCCGGAGTTACAGGCTTTACTAGAAATTATTCCAGACGGGACCGTTATAGATGGAGAGCTATTGCCATTTTATGACGGACAAATAGGTACTTTTAATGATTTACAACAGCGTATTGGACGTAAAACTGTAAGTAAAAAAATGCTCAAAGATGTGCCGGTTATTATCAAGGCATATGACATTTTAGAGTGGGAAGGAAAAGATATACGTGAGACCGCTTTTGCAAAAAGAAGAGAAATTCTAGAAAAATTATATCAAGATGTAGCCGCAGAAGCACTTCCACTAAGGCTATCAGAAACGTTAGAATTTGATAGCTGGGAGACAATGGCTATAGAGCGTAGTAAAAGTAGAGAGATGCGTTCTGAAGGTTTAATGATAAAACGTAAGGACAGTCCTTACAGAGTAGGTAGAAAAAAAGGCGATTGGTGGAAGTGGAAGGTAGATCCGCTCACCATTGATGCGGTTCTCACTTACGCTATGCGTGGCCACGGGAGAAGAAGTAACCTCTTTACCGATTATACTTTCGGTTTATGGAATGAAGACAAGAGCGAACTCGTAACATTTGCAAAGGCCTACTCAGGACTAACAGACGCAGAGTTCAGAAAAGTGGATGCTTGGATAAAACGCAATACTTTAGAACGGTTTGGTCCCGTGCGTTCTGTTACTCCGCATCACGTGTTTGAGATTGCTTTTGAAGGTATTGCACTATCAAAAAGACATAAAAGTGGTATTGCCACTCGCTTCCCGCGTATACTTCGCTGGAGACAAGACAAAAAAATTGACGAGGCAAATAGTTTAGAAGATCTTAAAAGTATGATTCCGAAATAA
- a CDS encoding ligase-associated DNA damage response DEXH box helicase, translated as MTKKDLLHIAESWFESQDWKPFPFQKQTWKAFLSGKNGLLNAPTGSGKTYALWFPIVLNYIKKNPEYKTKHKKGLKAIWITPLRSLSNEIELSATRITSDLGTQMTVGIRNGDTPQSERAKQKRSMPDLLITTPESLMLLLASKGYEKVFKDCSAIVVDEWHELLGTKRGVQMELALSRLKSIASEMRIWGISATIGNLEQAKDVLLGLPENQTEDRKILDDRFRESVIIKANIKKKITVKSIIPETMETFPWRGHLGIHLLEYVIPIINASKTTLLFTNTRSQCEIWFQRILAAHPEYAGEIAMHHGSINKETRTWVEGAIRNASLKAVVCTSSLDLGVDFAPVETIIQIGGPKGVARFLQRAGRSGHSPGKESVIYFLPTHAIELVEASALQRAVKENTVEDRIPYLNSFDVLIQYLVTLAVSDGFLPEDIWPEIQGTFCFQAMSKEQWEWCLNFITMGAQSLQAYDEYKKVEILEDGRFKVNSRMVAMRHRLQIGTIVSDASMLVKFQSGGYIGTIEEFFVSKLTRGDVFTFSGRTLEFIRIKNTEVHVKNSRKKTNRVPSWAGGRMTFSSQMSQLLREELYTGNSLSRKRSPEINALEHIFRRQKEESMIPSADQFLIETFKSREGYHHVFYPFEGRFVHEAMGSLLGYRVSLLDPITFSLAFNDYGFELLSDQQIDIQQLLDNDLFSTEYVHDDLQNSLNATEMARRKFRDIAVISGLVFTGFPNKQIKQKHLQSSSQLFFDVFRDYEADNLLFQQAFRETFEHQLEEGRLQEALERIATQEIVWMDCENPTPLSFPIITDRLREKLSSEKLADRIKKMTAKLMKKKK; from the coding sequence TTGACAAAAAAAGACTTACTACATATAGCCGAATCTTGGTTTGAGTCGCAAGACTGGAAACCCTTTCCCTTTCAAAAGCAGACTTGGAAGGCCTTTCTCTCAGGGAAAAATGGGCTTCTAAATGCGCCTACAGGAAGCGGAAAAACGTATGCGCTTTGGTTTCCTATAGTGTTGAATTACATTAAAAAAAATCCAGAATATAAAACTAAACACAAGAAGGGATTAAAGGCCATATGGATCACCCCACTTAGATCCCTTTCAAACGAGATCGAACTTTCTGCCACGCGAATAACCAGTGATCTAGGCACACAAATGACAGTGGGCATTCGTAATGGAGATACCCCACAGTCTGAAAGAGCGAAGCAAAAACGCTCCATGCCTGATTTATTAATTACCACCCCAGAAAGTTTGATGCTACTGCTAGCCTCAAAAGGGTATGAAAAAGTTTTCAAAGATTGTAGTGCAATTGTTGTTGACGAGTGGCACGAACTTCTAGGTACAAAACGTGGAGTGCAAATGGAACTGGCTCTTAGTAGACTCAAGTCCATAGCAAGCGAAATGCGTATTTGGGGTATTTCGGCAACGATTGGTAATTTAGAACAAGCCAAAGATGTTTTGCTGGGACTTCCCGAAAATCAAACGGAAGATCGTAAAATACTAGATGACCGCTTTCGCGAAAGCGTAATTATCAAAGCGAACATTAAGAAAAAAATTACCGTAAAATCGATTATTCCAGAAACTATGGAAACCTTTCCTTGGAGAGGTCACCTCGGTATTCACTTGCTCGAGTACGTAATCCCGATTATTAACGCCAGTAAAACTACCTTACTTTTTACGAACACAAGAAGTCAGTGTGAGATTTGGTTTCAACGTATTCTTGCCGCACATCCAGAATATGCGGGAGAGATTGCCATGCATCACGGGAGTATTAACAAGGAAACGCGCACGTGGGTAGAAGGCGCCATACGTAACGCCTCTTTAAAAGCTGTAGTGTGTACGTCAAGTCTTGACTTAGGCGTCGACTTTGCCCCGGTAGAAACTATCATACAGATAGGAGGCCCTAAAGGTGTTGCTCGTTTTTTACAACGTGCAGGACGTTCTGGACACAGCCCTGGGAAAGAAAGTGTTATTTACTTTTTACCCACCCACGCTATAGAATTGGTTGAAGCTTCGGCATTACAGCGCGCTGTTAAAGAGAATACAGTAGAAGATCGTATTCCGTATTTAAACAGCTTTGATGTCTTGATACAATACCTCGTGACACTAGCGGTATCTGATGGGTTTTTACCTGAGGATATCTGGCCAGAGATACAAGGAACCTTCTGTTTTCAAGCGATGAGTAAGGAACAATGGGAATGGTGCCTCAATTTCATCACCATGGGTGCTCAATCTCTTCAGGCTTATGACGAATATAAAAAAGTTGAAATTCTAGAAGATGGACGCTTTAAGGTAAATTCTCGTATGGTGGCTATGCGACATCGTTTACAAATAGGTACGATTGTGAGTGATGCTAGCATGCTTGTAAAATTTCAGTCTGGTGGATACATAGGTACTATCGAAGAGTTTTTTGTAAGCAAACTCACTCGTGGTGATGTGTTCACTTTTTCTGGACGGACATTAGAATTTATTCGGATTAAAAACACAGAAGTACACGTAAAAAATAGCCGCAAAAAAACCAACCGAGTACCCTCCTGGGCGGGTGGTCGTATGACCTTTAGTAGTCAGATGTCTCAATTATTACGTGAGGAATTGTATACGGGGAATTCGCTTTCGCGAAAGCGATCTCCAGAAATCAACGCTTTAGAACATATTTTTCGCCGTCAAAAGGAGGAAAGTATGATCCCAAGTGCTGATCAGTTTTTAATTGAGACTTTCAAGTCCCGAGAAGGGTATCATCACGTTTTCTATCCATTTGAAGGAAGATTTGTGCACGAAGCCATGGGAAGTTTGCTGGGATATCGCGTGAGTTTGTTAGATCCAATTACTTTTTCTCTGGCATTTAATGATTATGGATTTGAGCTGCTTTCTGACCAACAGATCGATATCCAGCAGCTGCTAGACAACGACTTATTTTCAACCGAATATGTACACGATGACCTCCAAAATAGTCTAAATGCCACAGAAATGGCACGCCGTAAATTTCGTGATATAGCTGTTATTTCTGGCTTGGTATTCACGGGATTTCCAAACAAACAAATCAAGCAAAAACACCTGCAAAGTAGTAGTCAGCTATTTTTTGATGTTTTCCGGGATTATGAGGCAGATAATTTATTGTTTCAGCAGGCTTTTAGAGAGACCTTTGAGCATCAATTAGAAGAAGGCCGTTTGCAAGAAGCGTTAGAACGCATTGCCACACAAGAAATCGTATGGATGGATTGTGAAAACCCAACGCCGCTTAGTTTTCCAATTATTACAGACCGCTTACGCGAAAAATTAAGTAGTGAAAAACTCGCCGACCGTATCAAAAAGATGACGGCAAAGTTGATGAAGAAAAAGAAGTAA
- a CDS encoding histone deacetylase → MLKIAFHPIYKHPLPEGHRFPMEKYDLLPRQLLHEGTCFEENFFKPNTANDIDILRCHTKEYLTNLKSLQITPKAQRKTGFPLSKELVDRELIITQGTIDGCHYALENGIAMNIAGGTHHAYTDHGEAFCLLNDQAIAARYLQANELAKKILIVDLDVHQGNGTAEIFTGDDSVFTFSMHGKANYPFRKEISDLDIALETHTGDEEYLTILKKTLPNLIKDQQPDFIFYLCGVDILASDKLGKLGCSIEGCKERDRFVLQTCHDLKIPVQCSMGGGYSRDIKVIIDAHANTFRLAQDIYF, encoded by the coding sequence ATGCTCAAAATCGCATTCCACCCTATTTACAAGCATCCACTTCCAGAAGGGCATCGGTTTCCTATGGAGAAATATGATTTATTGCCGCGCCAACTCTTACATGAAGGAACCTGCTTTGAAGAGAATTTTTTTAAACCGAATACTGCAAATGATATTGATATTCTAAGATGTCACACCAAAGAATATCTAACCAACCTAAAAAGTTTACAAATAACTCCAAAGGCGCAACGAAAAACTGGTTTTCCGCTTTCAAAAGAACTGGTAGATAGAGAATTAATCATCACTCAAGGTACCATTGATGGGTGCCACTATGCGCTAGAAAATGGGATTGCTATGAATATTGCGGGAGGTACACACCACGCTTATACAGATCACGGAGAGGCGTTTTGTCTTCTCAACGACCAAGCGATTGCTGCGCGATATTTACAGGCAAACGAGCTTGCAAAAAAGATTCTCATTGTAGACCTCGATGTTCATCAAGGTAATGGAACGGCAGAGATTTTTACGGGTGACGATTCGGTGTTTACTTTTTCTATGCACGGTAAGGCAAACTATCCTTTTAGAAAAGAGATCTCAGATCTTGATATTGCACTAGAAACCCACACAGGTGATGAAGAATATCTCACTATTCTCAAAAAAACATTACCAAATCTTATCAAAGACCAACAACCAGATTTTATCTTCTATTTATGCGGTGTTGATATTTTGGCGAGTGACAAATTGGGTAAACTGGGATGTAGTATTGAAGGTTGTAAAGAGCGCGATCGGTTTGTTTTGCAAACTTGTCACGATTTAAAAATTCCTGTGCAATGCAGTATGGGAGGTGGCTATTCTCGAGACATAAAAGTGATAATTGACGCACACGCAAATACGTTTAGATTGGCGCAAGATATTTACTTTTAG